The sequence CTCAAAATACCAGGTTCTAACTTTGTTCCACCCGCGGAGCCGAGTTTGACGAGGCGAACTCTGATTTGTCAGAGAAAATATCATTTTCTGTTTTTCTCTTTATTTTTTTCGCGCCGCCTTGCTTTCGCAAGGCAGGCGTTTCTTCGGAGGCAAAATCCGGAAAATTCTCTGAAATCTCTGAATAAAAGAACCGAATCTTAACATTTTCGGGGGAATAGATAATTTCTTTCAGAAATTTTTTAATCAAGAGGTTTCTTTCAATCCCTTTTTTCCGAGAGAGGGCGGAGAGGAATGATTTTAGGGTGTTCGCATTTTCTTTGCCGAAGCAAGCTCGCTACGGGGCAGGCAGGGGCAAACAGGTGGCAGAAACGAGGTGATAAATTGTTATTTAAGATAAATATGCGTATCTGGGATATTAATCCAAAAAAGTTGTGCAACAAGCATTTGTTTGGTGAGCATCGAGAGCTTCATGCTATTTGGAGTATTTTAACTAATGACAAAAAAGGATATAGAAATCATCCAGAAACAAAACGCTGGGTTGGTAAAAATAAAGCTTTATTTGTAAGACACGAACAGTTAGTTAAAGAAATCAAAAGACGAGGATATCATCATAATTCACCCTTAAATAAAAACCTTTCTTGTGGTAAAATTAAACAAGATGAGTTTGTTAATACCAAAGCCGAACAAAAAATAATTTTAAAACATAAGAACTGCGACTGTCCTTTATAATAAAATTATTATTCAAGGGGGGTTTGCACTCACAATAAAACATTTTAAAGGTCGGGCTTTATTGTTAAAATTAAATATTAAAAATAAAAAAATATGAATAAATTAAATACTTTAGACTGGGTTGCTTTAGTGTTGGTTATTGTCGGCGGCTTAAACTGGGCTTTGGTCGGTTTATTTAGTTTTGATTTAGTAGCGACGATATTTGGAGATATGTCTGTTTTATCCCGCATTGTTTATGTCTTGGTTGGCTTGTCCGCTGTTTATGTTTTAGCCAGTCTGGGCAAATTAGCCAGAAAATAACTTTTTGGCTAAATAAACGCCGAATATGGATTCGGATATCCGCTCGCCACGCTGGAATAAATTTTAAACTATATTTCTTAGCGTGGTGGGTGGGTAAAAATTTTAACAAAACCTATGAATTACAAACGTCTTATAATCTCTCTGGCATTACCGCAATTGGCCGGCATAGTTGGTTCGCTTTTTACTACTTCGGCCATTCCGACTTGGTATGCCACATTACAAAGACCGAGCTTCAGTCCTCCTAATTGGATATTCGGCCCGGCTTGGATTACGCTTTATATCTTAATGGGCATTAGTGTTTATTTAATCTGGCAGAAAGTTGAGAAAAACAAAACAGCCAGAGGTGCGATTCGGCTGTTTTGGATTCATTTGTTTTTCAACGCTATCTGGTCAATAATATTTTTTGGGCTTCAAAACCCTGGCCTGGCCTTTGTAAATATTATTATCATTTGGCTTTTGATCATCGCTTTAATGATTAAATTTTGGAAGATCAATCGATGGGCGACTTATCTCTTAATTCCGTATTTGCTTTGGGTAAGTTTCGCCAGCCTGTTAAATTATTTTATTTGGTATTTGAATTAGCCAGAACTTCAGGCCATTCTCGCACAATATAAAACTTCCAGTAGCCAGAATACTCTTTAATAGCGGTTCTAAACTCGCGTATCACGGAGAGCATAGTAGGGTATAGTGAGGCATAGTGAAGTATAAAACGACTGTTTGTTTATGCGGTTGTTTTTTTGTTTTAATGCGCTGGATGTTGGAATTTTTTTGTGATAAAATTGAATTATGAATTGGTTCATGATTGCGTTAGTAGCCCCTATTTTGTGGGCTGCGACAAACCACATAGATAAGTATTTAATAAATAAGTATTTTAGAAATGGAGGGGTTGGCTCTTTGATTATTTTTTCGTCTTTGATAGGAATATTTGTGCTGCCTTTTATTTTGATAATTCATCCGGCGGTTTTTTCCATTAATCCAATTCTCGCGTTGCTCATTATAGCCAATGGTTCGCTATATGTTCTGGGTTTATTGCCATATCTTTATGCTTTAGCTGAAGATGAGGCCTCAATTGTTGTTCCTTTGTTTCAAACTATTCCTGTTTTCAGCTATGTATTGGCTTTTTTTGTTTTAGGCGAGAGATTGGCAAGCATTCAAATTGTCGCTTCTTTGTTGATTATATTAGGGGCCATAACTTTGTCCTTAGATCTAAATCAGAAAAAGATAAAGTTTAAGAAAAAGGTCTTTTGGTTGATGTTTTTGGCATCTTTCTTAATAGCGCTCAATGGGTTGATTTTTAAATATGTTGCTATTCAAGAAAATTTTTGGACGACAAGTTTTTGGGAGTATATTGGCTTTGCAGTTTTGTCTATTATTTTATTGCTTTTTGTTAGATCATACAGGGAACAGTTTTTATTGGTGGTTAAAAACAATAAAAGGGCTGTCTTGGGATGGAATACAACAAACGAAGTATTAAATATTATTGCGAAAATAATAATGAATTTCGCTACATTGCTCGCGCCATTGGCTTTGGTCTGGGTTGTCAATGGATTTCAGCCATTCTTTGTTTTGTTTTTCGGAATTATCATTACTTTGTTTTCCCCGCATTTCAGTAAAGAAAATTTATTAAAAAAACATTTAGCTCAAAAGGTTATAGCGATTTTAATAATGTTTATAGGTGTCTATTTATTGAATGTCTGATTGGCATTACCCAGCCAATGATAGGGGATTTCTCAAAATACCAAGTTCTAACTTTGTTCCACCCGCGGAGCATAGTAGGGCATAGTGAAGTATAATAAAGTATAAAATGACCGTTTGTTTGTGCGGTTGTTTTTTGTTCCCGTTGATATTGACATAATTTATTATAACAAGTATTATAATAAAAAAGTATCAAGAATACTTTTTATGACTGTTTTTTAACAAGTGAATAAAAATAAAAAGATTGGGAGGAGGTGAGAAAAGTGAATAATGCGAAGAAAACAAAGATTAAAAAGGTTTTGAAGAAGTATAATTACTGGAGAAAGGCCTTAAAGTTATCTTTTCTCCCGCGGCGTAAATTGCTTGTTGGATCTAATTGTCAGGTCGCTTGCCATAGCGATCCATGCCAGGCGGATCCGACTTGTGATTTTGATTAAGTTAGGCAGAAACATGGGTCTGGTCGATTTATTGGCCAGACCCAATTTTACAGAAAGGAGATGAGATAATAGGTATGGAAAATTCTAGTCCTAACTTTTATGTTCAATGGCATATAACTGATAGATGTTCCCAGAGATGCAGGCATTGTTATCTTTTCCAGTCAAAAAGATATTCTCATCAGCAGTCAAAAGAACTTAAGTTTGATGATTTATCATTAGTAGTTGAAGATATTTTCAAAACAGCCGAAATGTTGGGGGCTAATGCTGTTTTTGTGTTAACTGGCGGAGACCCCATACTGCATCCTGATTTTTGGCGTCTTTTGGAAATTATTAATATCTTTAATGACAAATTTCAAGTTGAATGCGCTGTAGATATTTTAGGAAATCCTTTTTATGTGAATTCTACAACTGCTTCAAGAATGAAAAAATACGGGGTTCGCAAATATCAACTTAGTTTAGACGGACTAGAGGAAAAGCATAATTTTTTAAGGAGCGATGGTGGATATCAGGAAACATTGAGAGCAGCTCGGGTTTTAAGGAAAGCGGAGATTAGGTCAACTTGCATGTTTACTTTATCTAGGTTCAATGCTCCTGATCTTATAGAGATTATGAAAAAGATAGCAGAAGAAAAGTTTGATGCTTTTGCTTTTGCCAGATTTTGTCGTCCCAGCAATTGGTCATTGGATAAATACAAGGAACAGATGTTTAGTCCATCGGAATATAAAAAACTATTAACAGAAATATATAATGCCCATCAAGAGTTGGCTATAACTCATCCTAATACTAGATTTGTGTTCAAAGACCACCTGTGGGAACTTTTCTTCTACGAAAAATATTCTAATGAGCAAAAAACCGAATTGGATCAAATTAGAAAAGACAAAATTGTGGCTGGTGGTTGCGGCTTAGGAGTTGCTAGTTTATCGATTCTTTCTGACGGCGCGGTATATGCCTGTCGTCGTTTCCCGAGTCCTATAGGCAAAGTCCCAAATCAAAGTTTAATTGACTTGTTTATTAATTCTAAACAATTAAATAAATATAGGGACTTAGGGCAGTATAAAAAATGCAAAAATTGTCCTTTGCTGTATGTGTGTCGAGGATGCGGGGCGGTGGCTTATGGCGTTTCGGGGTCATTTTTTGATGCCGATCCCCAATGTTGGCAAGACCTTGATTAAATCAAGGTTGGATTCTATAATTAAAGGAGAGTAGGGAAAACCTTGCTCTCCTTATTTTTATGTTTAAATTTGGCGGGACGATAGATAAAAAAATAAAAGAGATAGTGGGAAATTTGCCGAAGGGCGGTAGAGTTTTGGATTTGGGTTCTGGATTGGGGGCTAATAGTATTTTTTTATCTGAACAGGGGTTTAAGGTTGTTTGTCTTGATAAAGATGAGCAAGTATTTAAAAAAATAAAAGAAGATTATCCAAAGATTAATGTTTTATCAAGCGATATTTCGGATTTTGTTTTTTCTCAAAATGAATATGATTTAGTTTTAATGTTGAATGTTTTGCATTTATTTAAATTTAAAGAAGTAGCGAGGATAATAAGCGATGCGATCGGATCATTAAAAAAGGGCGGTTTTCTTTATCTTAAAGTTTTTTCCACCAAAGATCCTTCTTATCAAAGGTTCGCGTCTATTGCCCAAAAAACAAAAGAGAAAAACACTTTTTATAGCAATAAAACTAAAAGTTTTACGCATTTCTTTTCCGAAGATGAATTTTTGAAACTTTTTAAGGGGCATGAGGTTTTAGAGATGACGGATGCGGTAGTAGAGGATAGCCATCCTCCTCTCGGGAAACACGAACATGGGATTTTTACGGTCTTAATTAAAAAGCAATAATTTGCGCGTGTTTAATTTCAAAATACCAAGTTCTAACTTTGTTCCACCCGCGGAGCATAGTAGGGTATAGTGAAGCATAATAAGGCAGAGCGCGAATTGTGTTGACAGAATAGTATCCTTATGCTATTCTGTTTTTAGTTCTTTAATTAATAAAAAAGGAGGGAAAGAAATGAAAGTAATTATTCAGGACATACCGCAAGAATTTGTAGGACCAGTAAGAATAAGGCATCTAGAAGAAAAGGGAATAGTAATATGCTATAAAGGAAATAAGATTGATTTAGAGATTGATGATCAAAAGTTATCTGAAAGAATTTTAAGAGAACAATGTAACTTTGTTTTTTAATCAATAAAAATATCGAGATTATCTTCGAATAATTTAAGGAGGGATGAATATGCCGAATATTTTTATTTGCGGGTACAGCAAAGAAAAAGCCGAGAATCTAAAAAAGGTTATTGATGACACGATGGAAGAATTGGGTCTTCAGGATGACGCGATAACTTCGGTTGTAGAAACAAAACCAGAGTCGTGCGACCGCAAAAGAAATCCTATGCCTCATCTTTGGGTGCGTTCGACCGACAAGAAGGAAGTTTTCAAGATTATTAAAGCATTCAAAAGAAAAAACTTAAAAGAAGATTTGGAGTGGGATATCATCGGAGGCTTTATCCCAGCAGATGAAATGAAGTTGAGTCAATAAAAATTAATTCCTCGCGGAAAAGTACTTCTGCGAGGAATTTTTATTTTAATCAAAAAAATCGCCTTTTGGGCGGTTTTTTGGTAGAATGGAATAATGATTAAGGAATATGATTTTGATGTCGCGGTGATTGGCGGGGGGCCGGCTGGAATGATGGCGGCTGGTCGGGCGGCTGAATTAGGCGCCCGGGTGGTTTTAATTGAAAAAAACCAGAGTTTAGGGAGGAAGTTATTGATTACGGGCGGTGGTCGGTGTAATCTCGCGCAGGCCGAATTTAACGACAAGGCCTTTGCTAACAAATTAGGCAAAAACGGACAGTTTTTGTTATCCGCGCTTTCGGTTTTTGGGCCAGAAGAAACGATTGAATTTTTTGAAAAGAGGGGATTAAAAACTAAAACCGAGAGAGGCAAGCGAATTTTTCCCGTTTCGGACAGGGCGGAAGATGTTTTGAACGCTTTGCTTGGATATTTAGATAAAAATAAAGTTAAGATATTTTTAGGGCAGGAGGTGGTTGGCTTTAAAGTAGAGGGCGGGAAAATAAAAAGCGTAAGGTTGAAAGATAAAGAGATATTCGCTCGTTCATACATTTTAACCACGGGCGGAAAATCTTATCCCGGAACTGGTTCAGACGGCAAGGGTTGTCAATGGGTTCAAAAGATGGGCCATAAAATCATAGACCTGAAGCCGGCGTTGACGCCCATTAGAACCAAAGAAGATTGGCCTCGCGGTTTACAGGGATTGAGTTTGAAAAACGCGCGCGTATCTGTTTTCCAAAATAATAAAAAAAAAGACACGCGATTTGGGGAAATGCTTTTTACTCATTTTGGAGTCAGCGGTCCGATCATTATTGATTTGAGCAAAAAAATAGGCGAGTTATTGAAGACAGGGGAAGTCATCTTAAAAATTGATTTAAAGCCGGCTTTGGATGTGGAGACCTTGGACAAAAGATTGCAGAGGGATTTCAAGGGCAATAAAGATTTTAAAAATTATCTGCCCGAACTTTTGCCTAAAAAAATGGGCGATTTGGCGCTTCGTTTGACGGGCATTGATAAGAATAAAAAATTGAATTCCATTACCAAAGACGAACGCAAAAAAATTATTGAGACGCTCAAGGGTTTGGCTCTGACGGTCAAAAATTTAGTCGGTTTTGACTGGGCGATTATCACGAGCGGCGGCGTGGATTTGAAGGAAATTGATTCCAAGACAATGAAGTCAAAGATAATTGAAAATTTATATTTTGCCGGCGAAGTTGTTGATTTAGACGGTCCGACGGGCGGCTACAATCTTCAGATTTGCTGGACCACCGGTTACGCAGCAGGCGCGGCCGCGGGTTTAATAAAATTGACAGAATAGAATGTTTTTGGTATTATGATTTTTATGAAACAATCAAAAACATGCCTTGGTCATTTTCGCGACCTTGGGATAGAGGAAAAACTTCTTGCGGCGCTTGCGAAACAGGGATTTGATATTCCTACGCCGATTCAGCATCAGGTGATTCCAGGCGCTTTGGAAAAAAAAGATATTGTTGGCATTGCTCAAACTGGCACAGGGAAGACCTTGGCTTTTGGCATTCCGATGATTCAACGCATTCTTCAGCGCAAGGGACAGGGATTGATTTTGGTCCCGACGCGCGAACTCGCGCTTCAGGTAGAACAAGCAATCAAACAAGTTGGCGCTTCCTTGGGATTGCGTTGCGTTGTTGTGATTGGAGGAGCGTCTAAATATTCGCAAATAAACGCTTTAAAGCATAGTCCCCACATTGTTGTCGCCACACCGGGTCGTCTGGCCGATTTAATCAATCAAAGAGTTTATAACCTAAAGCAAGTTAATATGATTATTCTTGATGAAGCTGACCGCATGCTTGATATTGGGTTTTTGCCGCAGATTAAAAGGATTTTGCAATTCGCGCCAAAAGAACGGCAAACGATGTTGTTTTCCGCGACGATGCCACAATCTATTTCATCGCTGGCGAGCGCGTTTATGAGATTGCCGTTAAAAATTGAAATTGCGCCTCAAGGGACATTGTCGGAGACCGTGGTTCAAGAGGTTTTCGTTATTTCAAAGATTGATAAGATGCGTTTGCTTGATTCTATCTTGCAGAAATATCAAAAAGACAAAACGCTCATTTTCTCGCGAACTAAATATGGCGCGAAACGCATTGCTCGCGACATCCGCGATATGGGGCATACGGCGACAGAAATTCATTCTAATCGTTCTCAATCGCAACGGAAAACGGCGCTTGAAGGATTTATCAGCGGGAAGTTCCGCGTTTTGGTCGCGACGGATATCGCTTCTCGAGGGATTGATGTTAAAGACATTTCGTTGGTGGTTAACTTCGATTTTCCAAACAGTTCAGAGGATTATGTCCATCGCATTGGCAGGACGGGGAGAGTGGGATGTTACGGGAAAGCCATTTCTTTCGTCACTTCATCCGAAAAAGCGGATATTAGAAAAATTGAACATTTGATTCGCAAATCATTGCCGATATTATCATTGCCAGCGCTTCCTCCAGAAAGAAAAAAAGTATATCACGAAGAAGAACAAATTCAGGTTCAGAGAGGAAGACGGTATCCCGCGAGAAGAAATCAAAGACCGTTTCGCGGACGGCGCGATAACAGTCGCCGCCGATAATAATCCGCATAAAAAAATCACTATGAATAATATAAATTTTACGCGTTGGATACGATATTCTGTCACTTTTCGTATTGCCATAATTGGAATATTGGCATTGCTTCTTTTGATTCCGATTAGTATGGTTAAAAACCTTATTTATGAACGAGAATCCACAA is a genomic window of Patescibacteria group bacterium containing:
- a CDS encoding NAD(P)/FAD-dependent oxidoreductase — its product is MIKEYDFDVAVIGGGPAGMMAAGRAAELGARVVLIEKNQSLGRKLLITGGGRCNLAQAEFNDKAFANKLGKNGQFLLSALSVFGPEETIEFFEKRGLKTKTERGKRIFPVSDRAEDVLNALLGYLDKNKVKIFLGQEVVGFKVEGGKIKSVRLKDKEIFARSYILTTGGKSYPGTGSDGKGCQWVQKMGHKIIDLKPALTPIRTKEDWPRGLQGLSLKNARVSVFQNNKKKDTRFGEMLFTHFGVSGPIIIDLSKKIGELLKTGEVILKIDLKPALDVETLDKRLQRDFKGNKDFKNYLPELLPKKMGDLALRLTGIDKNKKLNSITKDERKKIIETLKGLALTVKNLVGFDWAIITSGGVDLKEIDSKTMKSKIIENLYFAGEVVDLDGPTGGYNLQICWTTGYAAGAAAGLIKLTE
- a CDS encoding pyrimidine dimer DNA glycosylase/endonuclease V, yielding MRIWDINPKKLCNKHLFGEHRELHAIWSILTNDKKGYRNHPETKRWVGKNKALFVRHEQLVKEIKRRGYHHNSPLNKNLSCGKIKQDEFVNTKAEQKIILKHKNCDCPL
- a CDS encoding DMT family transporter, translating into MNWFMIALVAPILWAATNHIDKYLINKYFRNGGVGSLIIFSSLIGIFVLPFILIIHPAVFSINPILALLIIANGSLYVLGLLPYLYALAEDEASIVVPLFQTIPVFSYVLAFFVLGERLASIQIVASLLIILGAITLSLDLNQKKIKFKKKVFWLMFLASFLIALNGLIFKYVAIQENFWTTSFWEYIGFAVLSIILLLFVRSYREQFLLVVKNNKRAVLGWNTTNEVLNIIAKIIMNFATLLAPLALVWVVNGFQPFFVLFFGIIITLFSPHFSKENLLKKHLAQKVIAILIMFIGVYLLNV
- a CDS encoding DUF378 domain-containing protein — encoded protein: MNKLNTLDWVALVLVIVGGLNWALVGLFSFDLVATIFGDMSVLSRIVYVLVGLSAVYVLASLGKLARK
- a CDS encoding radical SAM protein, whose amino-acid sequence is MENSSPNFYVQWHITDRCSQRCRHCYLFQSKRYSHQQSKELKFDDLSLVVEDIFKTAEMLGANAVFVLTGGDPILHPDFWRLLEIINIFNDKFQVECAVDILGNPFYVNSTTASRMKKYGVRKYQLSLDGLEEKHNFLRSDGGYQETLRAARVLRKAEIRSTCMFTLSRFNAPDLIEIMKKIAEEKFDAFAFARFCRPSNWSLDKYKEQMFSPSEYKKLLTEIYNAHQELAITHPNTRFVFKDHLWELFFYEKYSNEQKTELDQIRKDKIVAGGCGLGVASLSILSDGAVYACRRFPSPIGKVPNQSLIDLFINSKQLNKYRDLGQYKKCKNCPLLYVCRGCGAVAYGVSGSFFDADPQCWQDLD
- a CDS encoding DEAD/DEAH box helicase, encoding MKQSKTCLGHFRDLGIEEKLLAALAKQGFDIPTPIQHQVIPGALEKKDIVGIAQTGTGKTLAFGIPMIQRILQRKGQGLILVPTRELALQVEQAIKQVGASLGLRCVVVIGGASKYSQINALKHSPHIVVATPGRLADLINQRVYNLKQVNMIILDEADRMLDIGFLPQIKRILQFAPKERQTMLFSATMPQSISSLASAFMRLPLKIEIAPQGTLSETVVQEVFVISKIDKMRLLDSILQKYQKDKTLIFSRTKYGAKRIARDIRDMGHTATEIHSNRSQSQRKTALEGFISGKFRVLVATDIASRGIDVKDISLVVNFDFPNSSEDYVHRIGRTGRVGCYGKAISFVTSSEKADIRKIEHLIRKSLPILSLPALPPERKKVYHEEEQIQVQRGRRYPARRNQRPFRGRRDNSRRR
- a CDS encoding class I SAM-dependent methyltransferase, producing MFKFGGTIDKKIKEIVGNLPKGGRVLDLGSGLGANSIFLSEQGFKVVCLDKDEQVFKKIKEDYPKINVLSSDISDFVFSQNEYDLVLMLNVLHLFKFKEVARIISDAIGSLKKGGFLYLKVFSTKDPSYQRFASIAQKTKEKNTFYSNKTKSFTHFFSEDEFLKLFKGHEVLEMTDAVVEDSHPPLGKHEHGIFTVLIKKQ
- a CDS encoding tryptophan-rich sensory protein, translated to MNYKRLIISLALPQLAGIVGSLFTTSAIPTWYATLQRPSFSPPNWIFGPAWITLYILMGISVYLIWQKVEKNKTARGAIRLFWIHLFFNAIWSIIFFGLQNPGLAFVNIIIIWLLIIALMIKFWKINRWATYLLIPYLLWVSFASLLNYFIWYLN